The DNA window TAAGTATATAAGGCGAGTTTCCCGCTGTCAATGCGCTCCTACACCGTTTTACGCCGAACATAGTATGCATAGAAATGCTGGATGACCACTTTGCCAACGGCGAAAAAAGGAACCGCCAGAATAAGTCCCACAATACCTGCAATTTCACCACCCATAAGCAATGCGAAAATAATGAGCATGGGATGAAGATTGAGACTTTTTCCCACCACCTGCGGGGAAATGATATTACTTTCTACAAATTGGCAAATTGTATTTACAAGAGCAACGAGCAGCACCATTTTCCAAGAAATCGTAGTAGCCATGATCAGCCCAGGTGCTGCACCAAGAAACGGTCCTAAATATGGAATGATGTTGCATAACGCAACAAATCCCGCCAACAGTAAGGCAAACTGCATACCAATAATCATATAGCCGATATAGGCAAGCACACCAATAATTACACAGACGAGGAGTTGACCGCGCACATAGTTCCCTAATGCTTCATCGATTTCCTTCAGTAACGTCACAATAGATTTCCGATGTGTACGTGGTAAATATTGAAATATGAGACGTTCAAATGCTTCAAAGTCTTTAAGCATATAGAAAATCAAAAATGGAATGATAAACGCATCGAATACAACCCCAATCGTTGTTCCGATATTATCCAGAAAACTGGTTATTCCACCTGCAAGCCGATGTTCGAATTGATAGAACCAATTATTCATTCCCATCCGAATGCTACCCGGAAGTGCACTATTGTCAAAGCGGTTCAGCACTTGTTGGGTATGTATTGTCAACTCGGGCAAATGTTCTCCCAGCTCTTCAAGCTGCTCGATAAACATGGGGATCACATTCATAAGAATGACCGACAAGCTAACTAGAAATACGGCATAAATAAGCAATACAGCAATCGTTCGCGGTACTTTCCGTCCAACCAGCATGCGAACGACCGGGTTCAGCACATAGGAAATAATCATCGCAATCACAAATGGAGCAAAAATCGCCTTCAGAAATCCATAGACCAGCCCCAACATGGGTCGAATTAACCAAACAAAATAAAGAATAACTAATCCGAGCAGCAGCCAAATTCCATAGCGGAACAGCTTACTTTTATAAATGGGTTCCACAAGGTATCCCTCCTTAGGGGTCAACTGGCTATGGATAAGTATGTGTAGGGAGGGAGAAAATTATTTTAGTTCATCGAGTTTCGTGTTACGAAAATTATACATGGACAGAAAATACCTCCAGTCCCCTTTTAACCAGGCTGGAGGTATGCTTGTGTAACGGTGTACTTCACTTAAGAAATTCAATTCATACAATCTAATAAATCATCATAATATCTATAAATCACATAGTAGCAGCAATAGAGAAACTTACCGTTTTATCTTCATTATTAATTAATACATTGATTGTATCTGTTCCAAGTTTGATTTGCTTAGAAGCTAGTGGACGCCCTGCCTCAACTTCGACACAAACAGCATCAAACCATCTATGAAATGCGATCGCATTATTCCCGAAAATCTCATTACAGAACATTTCGATAGGTTCTTTGTTCCGTGCTAGCGTCCCTTCACGAAGCTGAACCGTGATACCGTAGGTATTGTAAGTTGGGTCAAGCCATAATGCCACTTCTTCTTTGGCCTTTGATTGCAGGACTGCTGTACGCTCTGCGGTATCCTTGTATAATCGCAAAGTAGTATCTAACATATCAAAATTAGTACCTCGTAATTTACCAGCTTCCAGCATCATATCATATGCATTCCACATTCTTTGGTCAGGGAATACAACGACTTTTTGTCCTCCACCTATTGTGGGAACATACCGTTGCAGACTACCAACTACAGGCTTAACGCTAATACGCTTCGTCTTATCAGTCAGACGATTCAAAATAACAAGTGATTCTGCCCTTGTTACATATTGACCCACACCAAATTTGCCGTTGGGGTATCCTTCCATGATCCCTTTAACCAATGCTTCAGACATGAATTTTTGTTGACGCTCGGAAGCACTAGTCAAATCACCATAAGCTTGGGCCACAGAATGACTAAAAGCCTCATCTTCCAAAAACTCAGTTTCTTGCAACACGTAAAATAACACCTCGGCCACATTTTCCCGAGTCATATTAGCCTGGAAATCCTCATAGCGATTCTTGTTCAGGAAATGGAGATCACTTGCCACATCAACATATGGCCTAGCCCAGTATCCTGTTTGAGCTGGTTTGAAATCGAAATACCGATAATCTTGCTTCAATATACTTTGATTCTCAACGCTCAATGAATCCAAAAAAGACTGGCGCCAGCTCCGTCCCTGATTCGAATGTTGGTCGCTGTACGACAAAATGAGCATTTTAATGAATTGATCAACGGTTACCGGTTCATTGGAACGGAAGGTTCCATCGGGGAACCCATCAAGTATACCTTGTTCAACCATACTCTCAATCGTGGTTTTTGCCCAATGCTGACTAATATCGCTAAATACTGGGGCTTTTGCCCCTTGAGCCTCCGGCGAAAGGCCGGTAAATATAGCCCCTCCAAGTAGAACGACACATAGATAACAAAATATAGAACGTTTCAACCCTATTCCTCCTCTTAGACTAATTGATCAAGCCAGCTTCATGTCTTTATCTTCATAATGTTAATATGTAATTGTGCAAAAAAAGAAAAAGCAGGACAATCAATAGATAACCATACTTCTAAAGGCTTGTGAATAGGCCGATTGACCGCAACACATCGCGCCATTGCCATGAGTAAAATAGCCTATTACTAATCTTGACTTAAGACTCTTTCACTAATGAAAACACATGACATAACAACTACAAATTATCGCTCTTCTTCAAGAAATGCCCTATTGAATCCAATGTTTAACGTAAGAAAAGCCTCTCTTCCAATGAGGAAGAAAGGCTTATAGCGACCTATGTATAAGGTCGAATCCTATGAAGATGCGTGCATTTGCGGGAAGTCTTGCGGGATTTCCTCGCCAAAAAATAAATCATCCAAGGAGCTTAGTGTTCCGTCTTCTTCTACTTGATAGACGGACATTTTCTCACCATTTACTGTTAGTTCAATAAAGCACCCCCAGCAATAAAACTGATGGGAACCTATCTTACCAATATCCTTGGAGTTGCAGTTTGGACATTTCATCATATAATTATCACCTATCCATTAACAGAATTCATGGGCTTCTCAAGCATTTGCTCACTGAGAGGGGGTACCATGATTACATTTTCCCCTTTTGTCATACCTGATGTGTAAGGTAGCATTTTACGACCTTCCATCAGATCAGAGAAAAAACCGTCACTGATTTCAATCCCTGTAATTGTGTTGCCCAATTCATGGTTAAAATAAACATCGGTGACGTGTCCTATCATGATTCCATCCGTAGTAAGTACGGAAAGTTCCTTCAACTTCCCGTTTCCAGACAAAAAAGTAAGTTGTATGTTCTCGGCTTCCAGTTTATGGACAGCCTGTTGATTACGAATCATCACAGCGTCTTCGCCGTAAGCGACAATATCATTCCAGAGCACCGCTTTGACACTGGAGGAGAACAGGGTCTTGCCCTCCAGTAGAATGCCCGTTATGGACCAATTCTCATTTAACATCATATCGAGGACTTTCCCAACCTGTTTGCCGCCTTCAACATCAAATACGGCTAAACCAATCATCTCCTGCAATCTCATCAAGGTGGGTCCCTCCTCATGGGCTGGTATTTCTAGATAAAACTAAACCATCCTCCCTTCGTAGTAGTAAATAAACAAACGCCCAGTTATCTTCTTTTACGAATTCGCTCTAGGATGGTTCCAATTTTTTGGGCTGTATACTCTATTTCTTCACTAGTATTACCCAAACCGAAACTAAATCGAATCGCCGATTTCAAAATATTTTGTGGCAAATTCATTGCTTCTAACACGTGAGATGGCTCAAGCGAACCGGAAGTACATGCCGAGCCACTTGCTACCGCAATTCCTTCCATGTCGAGATTCATTAACATGGTTTCTGTATCGCATTCAGGAAAACTAATATTCACGATATGAGTAAGCTGATTTTGTGAAGCTCCGTTCACATGAAAATACTCACTCCCTACACTTTTCTCCAAAGAATCGAGCAAGGTTCTACGTAAGAGCTCATCTTGTTGCTGTCTTTCAGGTATATTGGCTACAATCAATTCTACTGCCTTGGTGAACCCGGCAATCCCCGCTAGATTTTCTGTCCCCGCACGGCGTTTTCGTTCTTGCAATCCACCGTATAGAACCGGTTCGATATTTAGATCTTTGTGAATATATAAAGCCCCTATTCCTTGAGGGCCATTTATTTTATGGGCAGAAAAACTCATTAAATCAACCGGAAGCTTTGCACAGGAAATCGGAAGAGAGCCAAGCGTCTGCACGGCATCAACATGACAGATAATGCCCCGTTCGCGAGTAATAGAACCAATCTCTTCAATAGGTTGAATCGTTCCTACCTCATTGTTTCCATACATAACACTAACCAGGATCGTGTCCTGGCGGATTGCTTCTAGCACTTGTTCTGGATGAACCCTACCATATCGATCAACGGGTAAGTATGTCACTTCATACCCCTGTTTCTCTAATTGTTGACATGCATGTAATACCGCATGATGTTCAATAGCTGTCGTAATAATATGTCTACCTTGATCAGCTCTTGCTGCTACCGTACCAAAAATCGCTAGATTGTCGCTTTCCGTCCCCCCACTTGTGAAGACAAGCTCGTCTGAACGGCACCCCAGTGCCATCGAAAGCTTATCACGTGATCCATTAACTAATCTTTTGGCATCTCGACCAAAGGAATGGACACTTGAGGCGTTGCCGAATTGATCCCGCATAACCGACAGCATCGTTTCAGCAACTTCTGGATGGATGGGTGTCGAAGCGGCATGGTCCAAATATATTCTTCTCATCAGTATCTCCACTCTTAATGCTATTTTAAACGGAATCACCGCCCCGAATCGGGACGGCAATGAAAAGTTAATCATGTTTGATGTAAATTTTACTTTTATTGTATATTATTTTTCATAAAAAAACTATAGTAGTATGTAAAGCACTGTAACGGTCACAAAAGATTTCTATTCATCCTGTCCACACATTCGTTCATGAAGGAAATCTACAATATGAACTGCCTTCATCTGTCCATTCAGACCATGCTGGTTGATGCCATGCATCATCTGAAGTAAACATCCGGGATTGCTCGTCAGTAAATACTGCGCATCAGTTGCCCTGACATGCTCCATTTTATGATCGAGGATCTGTCCGGACATAACCGGCTGCGTTAAAGTATAAGTTCCTGCAGATCCGCAACAACGTTCTGCCTCCTTCATCTCCACAAACTCTACACCAGTAACTTGGCGCATCAAGCGGCGAGGTGCATCCGATGAACGCATCACATTACGCAAATGACAAGAATCTTGATATGTGATGCGAACACATTGATTCTCCTCGCGCTCCGAGAAAACCAGCAATCTACCCATCCGAACCAGTAAGTCACTGACGTCAATTACACGCTCAGCAAACCACATCGCATCATCCTTCCACTGCTCATCTTCATGAAGTAAATGATCATATTCCAAGAGCAGCGCTCCGCAACCACCCGCATTCGACACAATATAGTCTACACCAGCCGCTTTGAAGATAGAGATATTACTACGTGCTAACGATCTTGCTCCCTCAATTTCTCCACTATGTGCATGCATAGCACCACAGCAATTTTGCTGCTCCGGAATAACGACCTCAAAACCTGCTTCTGTAAGTAGATCCACAGTGTGAATGTTAGTGTCCGCGAATAACACATCCATCAAGCAGCCCCGGAACAACGCTACCGTAGCGATTTTCTCGCCCTTTGCCGGATGAAGTATGCCAATCTGTTCGACCACACCTTGTACAGCAACATCAGGGAGGATCTCCTCCATCTCACGCATATGCTTGGGGAACATCTTCATCGCACCTGTTTTCCGTGCTAACGTACGCATGCCCGATGTTTGATAAAACCGTAGCCCTTTGCCCATCCATCGCACACGTTTCTGATTCGGGAAAATCGTTTGAAAAGCTGTGTGTCTCACTAATTTTACCCAGCCCCGGTGAGTTTTAGTGTGATCCTCAATAGCATCCCGGGCTTGCTCAATTAACTGCCCGTATTTGACATCCGCAGGACAGGCCGGTTCACAGGCGCGACAGCCCAGACAGTGGTTCATCTGTTCCTCAAATGCCACATCAGGAGCCATAATACCGTCCTTGACCGCTTTCATCAAGGCAATTCTTCCGCGCGGCGATTCTGCTTCGATTCCAGTCTCAGCAAAGGTAGGACAAGCCGGGAGACAGAATCCGCAACGCATACAGTTCGTGAGTTGATCACCGTCTAAGCGTAACCGCAACTTCTCCGTCAGTGAATTTAACCTAACATCCTCACTCGTCTTATCCACGATCAATCACCACCCGTTTCCGTGATTCCTTAGCAAAAACTTTGCCCGGATTCAAAATATTAAACGGATCAAAAGCATGTTTAATCGCCTTCATCACTTCTATCCCACTCCTACCGATCTTCCATTCCAGAAATGGTGCCTTCACCATACCGACCCCATGTTCACCGGTAATCGTACCCCCAAGAGAAATCGCCGCCTCAAATATTTCCTCGAAAGCTGCTTCCACCCGATGAATCTCATCGGTATTACGCGCATCTGTCAAAGCTGTCGGATGCAGATTTCCATCGCCAGCATGGCCAAACGTACAAATCTGAACCTGATGTTTTGCCGCAATTCGATTAATCTCTATGATCATATCCGCGATTTTTGAACGTGGTACCGTTGCATCCTCCAAAATCGTCGTTGGCCTAAGCCGTGCTAATGCTGTGAATGCACTGCGACGTGCTGTAAGCAACCTCTCCGCTTCCTCTGCACTTTCAGCAACACTAATCTGCTCCGCCTGTTCACTATGACAAATCGCTGTAATACTCGCAATATCCCGCTCTACCGATTCTATCTCCCCGTCCTGCTCAATCAGCAGAATCGCTTCCATTTGGAGCGGCAAGCCAAGATTAGCAAAAGCGTCAACGACACGGATCGTCGAGTTATCCAGAATCTCTAAGGTAGCAGGAATGATCCGGTTCTCGATTATCTTCGACACCGTCCGGGCTGCACCGTTTAAATCTTTATACATCGCCAGCATCGTTTTTTTATACTTCGGTGGAGGGACTAGCTTAAGCGTCGCCTCCGTAATAATGGCTAGCGTTCCCTCCGATCCCACAAGTAACTTGGTCAGATCATAACCAGCTACATCCTTCATTAGTTTGCCGCCTGTGCGGATGATATCTCCATTCGCCAGAACAGCCTCCAAGCCAATAACATAATCTTTCGTCGTCCCATACTTGAGTCCACGCAAGCCGCCAGAACATTCAGCAATATTGCCACCGATAGTCGAAATCGACATGCTGCTCGGATCAGGTGGATAAAAGAGTCCTAGTTGTTCAACATGGGTCGTGAACTGTTTGGTATTGAGCCCAGGCTGTACAGAAGCCGTCAAATTCTCCATATCTACTTCAAGAATCTGATTCATCCGATGCATCACCATAACGACTCCCCCCAGAACGGGAACGGTTCCGCCACACAGATTTGTGCCCGAACCCCGCCCAATGACAGGTATACGCTGGCGGCTAAGCACCTTCATCACTTCAGAGACTTGCTGCGTATTATACGGATAAATAACTGCGTCAGGGAGCGATTGTAGCATAGGCGTACCATCATACGAATGTGTAACCCGTGACTGCATATCATCTTTAACATAAGACTCACCAAGAATGGCAATAAGTTCACATTTTACTTCTGGTTTCAACATCCCTGAACGCCCCATCCCATATTCATAATTAATTGGTCAGGTCATCTGATGACTATATAATTAAGACTTCCAATTTATACGATCTCTCGAAATTTTTCCGTAGCAAATAAACTTACCGAGACGGTAAGTTTCAAGATTTAATAAATGTATCGGGAGGAAGGGGTAGGTTACAATCAAACGTTTATCAAAACATTAATCATACAACACTTCAATCATTTGTCTCGACTTCGCTAGCTGCTCCACAGTAAAATCATACTGTGCAGAAGCATATGTGCAAAAGACAATATCCAGCACAAATAATTGTGCAAATCTAGAGCTTGTTGCCGCACTACGAAGCTTTGCTTCCGGCGCACGTGCTGTAAATAAAGAGACATCAGCAAGCTGAGAAAGCTTGTTGTTACCAGGACGAGAGAGGCTAATTGTTTTTATTCCCCGTTCTTTAGCCCGTTTTGTTAATTGAATAACCTCTCTCGTTTCTCCGCTATAAGAAATTCCCCAGAAGACGGCGTTTTCTGATTTCGTAGCCATTGCCGCTGCTAATAAATGGCGATCTGAAATAGCATAGACATTTTTGCCAAGCCGAAGCCATTTTTGTGCAGCATCTTCTGCAATAATAAAAGAGGCGCCTATCCCGTAAACATAAATAACTTCTGCCTGCTGTAACAATTTTACTGCCTGTTCAATAGCTTGCTCATCTAGTTGACTAGCCGTATTCTGGAAGGTCAATATTGTATTCGACAACGTTTTATCAATGATAGAATGCACCGATTCATTCGATTCGACATCAAAATAACCCACATGCTGCGTGTTTTCTACTTCCGCTGATAAACGGAGTTTCAGAGCGGGAAACCCTTCTATTCCTAGCGACCTGCAAAAACGAACAACCGCCGCACTACTAGCCTCCGCTTTCTTTGCTAGCTCATGTATGGTCATATGCATAACTTCTTTAGCATTTGCGATAATGTACTCTGCTACTTTTTTTTCTGATTCCGGAAGTTCATTTAATACTAGTTCAATTTGAGAAATCATACTTCCTACTACCAAGTCCTTATCTCCCCACTTAATCTATTTTCCTTATTATAACAAAGTAGAGGAGCGCAATCATTAAGAAGCCGTTGTAAAGGAAAAGCGGCATCCGCCTTTTCTGACGTGATCCAATAGAGGAATATCTTCTTCTAAAATATGACCAATCACATTAACACCTTCATGAGCCGGTAAATCCGTTAACGTAATCTGCAGCTCACCTTCATAGCGGCCATACAAATAATTATCAACGGTAATCGTTCCTCTTGGTCGATTGGTCGTAAGTGTAGGCGCAATATTTTTTCCCATGACAAAACGCGCTTCATCTGTACGTGCACTTTCTGAGCGAATGACATCGCGAGCAGCATCAAGGCGATTCCGATGAACAATATCCCATAATGCATAAGGTAGTTCCTTGGTTACTCGCAAAGGAATAATTCCTTCTGCATACATTTGAAATTGATGATAAGACCAATCTGATAGCGTTAGATCTCCAACAAAAATTTTGTCTACAGCACAATCTTTCTCGATTTCCAAGTAAGCAAGAAAAGAAGATTGATTCCGATGCTTCTCTAGTGTAGGTAAACTTTCAAATAATGGTTTTCTCTTCAGTCCGTCTCCAGGAATAAAGGCCATTGTCGTAATGCCTTCAGCTTGCAACCATTTGTTCTTCTCTATGAATGATTCTTTATCAAGCCCTGTTTCTGGACGAGGATAATAATTATGCCATGCTTCAATGTTCTCAAGACAAATATCGTGATTTTTTAATGTAGATAAAAAATCCGGTGTTAATGTGCTGGCGTTTAAGGCAATTTTCATTTTTTGCGAATAGGCGGCAATTTCATGGGCGTTAAACCCAAAATCCATCCGCAAACCTGTTACACCTGATTGTAATAAATAAGGGAATGAGAATTTCTCCAACGCTTTCCCAGAAATATCTGCCATCAAGTCCATTCCTAATTGTTTGGCAGTACTTGCAATTACCTGTAATTTCTCCTTCAATACTTCTATATCATCTTCTGGCATATGAAGTGATGTAAATATCTCGGTACAACCTGCTTTCTTCATTTCTTGCATATAATTCATGTTGTCTTCTAACGTCCGATCCGCTACAAAAATTGATATTCCCAGCACTCGAATCACCTCAGTATTTCTATCTAATACGTTATTCCTGTTCTAACATGGCATCTTTTGGTGTACCGAAGAAATAAGTTATTATGAATCCACCAATGTAAGCTGCAATCAGCCCTATTAAATATTTAAACCATAATCCATTTGCGATTAATGGAAGTAACGCGACTCCAGATGGTCCAATGGCAATCGCTCCAACGTTGCCAAATAATCCAATGACCGCACCGCCAATACCTCCGCCAAGACAAGCTGTAATAAAAGGACGACCTAACGGTAAGGTTACCCCATAAATCAATGGCTCGCCGATCCCCAGAATACCCACGGGAAGAGCACCTTTAATCATGTTCGTTAATGATTTGTTCTTCTTACAACGAATCCATAATGCAATGGATGCTCCTACTTGACCCGCTCCAGCCATTGCAAGAATCGGAAGTAATAACGTCATACCTGAACTATTGATCATCTCAATGTGAATCGGCGTCAATACCTGATGTAGTCCTAACATAACAAGCGGTAAGAACGCTGTTCCTAATACAAAACCAGAGAATGCACCACCACGTTCTAACGTCCAGTTAATAGCTCCAATTAAGTTGCTAGAAATAAATCCAGCGAATGGCATGATGAAGAATATCGTAATCAGCCCCACGACTAGTAAGGCAATTGTAGGAGTAACGATTATATCAACAGAATCAGGAATAAATTTACGTAAATATTTTTCAACCACTGACAAAATCCATACCGCGATTAGAACGCCAATAACCCCACCTTGCCCCGCTGCTAAAGGCGCACCCGTAAATATATTAAGAATGGGCAGGTCAGCCGTAACACCTGTTAGAAGGGTTACCCCACCGATAACTCCACCAAGAGCAGGAGTAGCCCCAAACTCCTTCGCTGCATTAATACCGACATAAATGACTAAGTAACTGAAAATAGCATTTTTAATTATATTTAATATAGTTACATATTGCTGCCACGTTGCAGCGTCTAAATTGCCTGCAGTAATATTGTTAGCTAGAATCGAGCCAATACCCGCGATTAAACCAGCTCCAACGAATGCAGGAATTAGGGGTACGAAAATATTTCCTATTTTTCGCAAAAAGTTTTTGAAAGGTGTATTATTCTTTTTCTTTAATTGCGCTTTCATTTGTGCGCCTTTTGCTTGTAATTGTTCAGCCGAAGATGAACTTCTCCCCCCTGCTCCACTTTCTTCTAACACTTTACCAAATTGTTCGGCTACTTTGGTCACGATCCCTGGCCCGAGAATGATTTGATAAGTTTCATCATCCACTACACCTAGAACCCCATCAATCTCCTTCAACTTGGTTTCAGCGATTCGGTTGCGATCAACAACAGTTACACGAAGACGAGTCATGCAATTGGTATATGAGGATACATTTGAACTACCACCGACAGCCTCTAATATTTGGACCGCTAAATCATGATACTTACTCATGTTCATGCCCCTCTCATACTTTAATTATTTTATCGCTTGACGTACAAAACCTTGTGATGCTTCCAAACGTTGTACAGCTTCTTCTTTAGAAAGTCCCGCAAGAATCATCACAATTGCAATTTTCGGTTTGTGATCTGCTTGTTTCAAATAGTCTTCTGCTGTTTCAGCATCACAATCAGTCGCATCCATCACAATACGTTTAGCACGTT is part of the Paenibacillus segetis genome and encodes:
- a CDS encoding MurR/RpiR family transcriptional regulator, which codes for MISQIELVLNELPESEKKVAEYIIANAKEVMHMTIHELAKKAEASSAAVVRFCRSLGIEGFPALKLRLSAEVENTQHVGYFDVESNESVHSIIDKTLSNTILTFQNTASQLDEQAIEQAVKLLQQAEVIYVYGIGASFIIAEDAAQKWLRLGKNVYAISDRHLLAAAMATKSENAVFWGISYSGETREVIQLTKRAKERGIKTISLSRPGNNKLSQLADVSLFTARAPEAKLRSAATSSRFAQLFVLDIVFCTYASAQYDFTVEQLAKSRQMIEVLYD
- a CDS encoding cysteine desulfurase family protein; its protein translation is MRRIYLDHAASTPIHPEVAETMLSVMRDQFGNASSVHSFGRDAKRLVNGSRDKLSMALGCRSDELVFTSGGTESDNLAIFGTVAARADQGRHIITTAIEHHAVLHACQQLEKQGYEVTYLPVDRYGRVHPEQVLEAIRQDTILVSVMYGNNEVGTIQPIEEIGSITRERGIICHVDAVQTLGSLPISCAKLPVDLMSFSAHKINGPQGIGALYIHKDLNIEPVLYGGLQERKRRAGTENLAGIAGFTKAVELIVANIPERQQQDELLRRTLLDSLEKSVGSEYFHVNGASQNQLTHIVNISFPECDTETMLMNLDMEGIAVASGSACTSGSLEPSHVLEAMNLPQNILKSAIRFSFGLGNTSEEIEYTAQKIGTILERIRKRR
- a CDS encoding PTS transporter subunit EIIC, which codes for MSKYHDLAVQILEAVGGSSNVSSYTNCMTRLRVTVVDRNRIAETKLKEIDGVLGVVDDETYQIILGPGIVTKVAEQFGKVLEESGAGGRSSSSAEQLQAKGAQMKAQLKKKNNTPFKNFLRKIGNIFVPLIPAFVGAGLIAGIGSILANNITAGNLDAATWQQYVTILNIIKNAIFSYLVIYVGINAAKEFGATPALGGVIGGVTLLTGVTADLPILNIFTGAPLAAGQGGVIGVLIAVWILSVVEKYLRKFIPDSVDIIVTPTIALLVVGLITIFFIMPFAGFISSNLIGAINWTLERGGAFSGFVLGTAFLPLVMLGLHQVLTPIHIEMINSSGMTLLLPILAMAGAGQVGASIALWIRCKKNKSLTNMIKGALPVGILGIGEPLIYGVTLPLGRPFITACLGGGIGGAVIGLFGNVGAIAIGPSGVALLPLIANGLWFKYLIGLIAAYIGGFIITYFFGTPKDAMLEQE
- a CDS encoding AI-2E family transporter gives rise to the protein MEPIYKSKLFRYGIWLLLGLVILYFVWLIRPMLGLVYGFLKAIFAPFVIAMIISYVLNPVVRMLVGRKVPRTIAVLLIYAVFLVSLSVILMNVIPMFIEQLEELGEHLPELTIHTQQVLNRFDNSALPGSIRMGMNNWFYQFEHRLAGGITSFLDNIGTTIGVVFDAFIIPFLIFYMLKDFEAFERLIFQYLPRTHRKSIVTLLKEIDEALGNYVRGQLLVCVIIGVLAYIGYMIIGMQFALLLAGFVALCNIIPYLGPFLGAAPGLIMATTISWKMVLLVALVNTICQFVESNIISPQVVGKSLNLHPMLIIFALLMGGEIAGIVGLILAVPFFAVGKVVIQHFYAYYVRRKTV
- a CDS encoding FAD-binding oxidoreductase → MLKPEVKCELIAILGESYVKDDMQSRVTHSYDGTPMLQSLPDAVIYPYNTQQVSEVMKVLSRQRIPVIGRGSGTNLCGGTVPVLGGVVMVMHRMNQILEVDMENLTASVQPGLNTKQFTTHVEQLGLFYPPDPSSMSISTIGGNIAECSGGLRGLKYGTTKDYVIGLEAVLANGDIIRTGGKLMKDVAGYDLTKLLVGSEGTLAIITEATLKLVPPPKYKKTMLAMYKDLNGAARTVSKIIENRIIPATLEILDNSTIRVVDAFANLGLPLQMEAILLIEQDGEIESVERDIASITAICHSEQAEQISVAESAEEAERLLTARRSAFTALARLRPTTILEDATVPRSKIADMIIEINRIAAKHQVQICTFGHAGDGNLHPTALTDARNTDEIHRVEAAFEEIFEAAISLGGTITGEHGVGMVKAPFLEWKIGRSGIEVMKAIKHAFDPFNILNPGKVFAKESRKRVVIDRG
- a CDS encoding PRC-barrel domain-containing protein; this translates as MRLQEMIGLAVFDVEGGKQVGKVLDMMLNENWSITGILLEGKTLFSSSVKAVLWNDIVAYGEDAVMIRNQQAVHKLEAENIQLTFLSGNGKLKELSVLTTDGIMIGHVTDVYFNHELGNTITGIEISDGFFSDLMEGRKMLPYTSGMTKGENVIMVPPLSEQMLEKPMNSVNG
- a CDS encoding S-layer homology domain-containing protein; translated protein: MKRSIFCYLCVVLLGGAIFTGLSPEAQGAKAPVFSDISQHWAKTTIESMVEQGILDGFPDGTFRSNEPVTVDQFIKMLILSYSDQHSNQGRSWRQSFLDSLSVENQSILKQDYRYFDFKPAQTGYWARPYVDVASDLHFLNKNRYEDFQANMTRENVAEVLFYVLQETEFLEDEAFSHSVAQAYGDLTSASERQQKFMSEALVKGIMEGYPNGKFGVGQYVTRAESLVILNRLTDKTKRISVKPVVGSLQRYVPTIGGGQKVVVFPDQRMWNAYDMMLEAGKLRGTNFDMLDTTLRLYKDTAERTAVLQSKAKEEVALWLDPTYNTYGITVQLREGTLARNKEPIEMFCNEIFGNNAIAFHRWFDAVCVEVEAGRPLASKQIKLGTDTINVLINNEDKTVSFSIAATM
- a CDS encoding (Fe-S)-binding protein, which codes for MDKTSEDVRLNSLTEKLRLRLDGDQLTNCMRCGFCLPACPTFAETGIEAESPRGRIALMKAVKDGIMAPDVAFEEQMNHCLGCRACEPACPADVKYGQLIEQARDAIEDHTKTHRGWVKLVRHTAFQTIFPNQKRVRWMGKGLRFYQTSGMRTLARKTGAMKMFPKHMREMEEILPDVAVQGVVEQIGILHPAKGEKIATVALFRGCLMDVLFADTNIHTVDLLTEAGFEVVIPEQQNCCGAMHAHSGEIEGARSLARSNISIFKAAGVDYIVSNAGGCGALLLEYDHLLHEDEQWKDDAMWFAERVIDVSDLLVRMGRLLVFSEREENQCVRITYQDSCHLRNVMRSSDAPRRLMRQVTGVEFVEMKEAERCCGSAGTYTLTQPVMSGQILDHKMEHVRATDAQYLLTSNPGCLLQMMHGINQHGLNGQMKAVHIVDFLHERMCGQDE
- a CDS encoding DUF871 domain-containing protein, with protein sequence MLGISIFVADRTLEDNMNYMQEMKKAGCTEIFTSLHMPEDDIEVLKEKLQVIASTAKQLGMDLMADISGKALEKFSFPYLLQSGVTGLRMDFGFNAHEIAAYSQKMKIALNASTLTPDFLSTLKNHDICLENIEAWHNYYPRPETGLDKESFIEKNKWLQAEGITTMAFIPGDGLKRKPLFESLPTLEKHRNQSSFLAYLEIEKDCAVDKIFVGDLTLSDWSYHQFQMYAEGIIPLRVTKELPYALWDIVHRNRLDAARDVIRSESARTDEARFVMGKNIAPTLTTNRPRGTITVDNYLYGRYEGELQITLTDLPAHEGVNVIGHILEEDIPLLDHVRKGGCRFSFTTAS